The following are encoded in a window of Gramella sp. MT6 genomic DNA:
- a CDS encoding 3'-5' exonuclease codes for MDLKLTKPICFFDLETTGTNISKDRIVEIAILKVFPNGNKESHTWLVNPERDIPAEVVAIHGISNEKVENEPTFKELATKIHDLIKGCDLGGYNSNRFDIPLLVEELLRAGIDFEMKNVVAVDVQTIFHKKEQRTLSAAYQFYCGKELEGAHGAEADTEATYEVLKSQLDKYEDLENDMKWLADFSSRKKFADFAGFISYDKKGKEVFAFGKYKGKHVEQVLEDEPGYFGWIQNADFPLYTKKVLTAIKLRKLNNKLS; via the coding sequence ATGGACCTCAAGCTTACCAAACCTATTTGCTTTTTTGACCTTGAAACAACCGGCACAAACATCTCTAAAGATAGAATCGTAGAGATAGCCATTTTAAAAGTTTTTCCAAACGGAAATAAAGAGAGTCATACATGGCTGGTAAATCCTGAAAGAGATATTCCTGCAGAGGTAGTAGCAATTCACGGTATTTCGAATGAGAAGGTTGAGAACGAACCAACATTTAAAGAACTGGCCACGAAGATCCATGATCTTATCAAAGGCTGTGACCTGGGCGGTTATAATTCCAATCGTTTTGATATTCCTTTATTGGTGGAAGAATTGTTAAGAGCGGGAATAGACTTTGAGATGAAGAATGTGGTTGCTGTAGACGTCCAGACAATTTTCCATAAAAAAGAGCAGCGTACTTTATCTGCCGCATATCAGTTCTATTGCGGTAAGGAACTTGAAGGTGCTCATGGAGCCGAGGCAGATACTGAAGCTACTTATGAGGTTTTAAAGTCCCAGTTGGATAAATATGAGGATCTGGAAAATGATATGAAGTGGCTGGCAGATTTTAGTTCACGTAAGAAATTCGCAGATTTTGCTGGTTTTATCAGTTATGATAAAAAAGGAAAAGAGGTATTTGCTTTTGGTAAGTATAAAGGTAAACACGTAGAGCAGGTCCTGGAAGATGAACCGGGATATTTTGGTTGGATTCAAAATGCCGATTTTCCATTGTACACTAAGAAGGTGCTTACGGCTATAAAATTGCGCAAACTCAATAATAAGCTTTCTTAA
- a CDS encoding CoA-binding protein, with amino-acid sequence MKKKTLVLGASLNPARYSNLAINRLVKHDQPTVAVGLREGNVEGVEIKTEKYPFEAIDTVTLYLNAKRQKEYYDYIISLQPERVIFNPGTENPELYDLLHKNGIDYENACTLVMLSSHQY; translated from the coding sequence ATGAAGAAAAAAACCCTTGTTTTAGGAGCTTCTCTAAATCCTGCCCGCTATTCTAATCTGGCGATTAACAGATTGGTGAAACACGATCAACCAACGGTTGCTGTTGGTTTGCGTGAAGGTAATGTTGAAGGTGTAGAGATAAAGACAGAGAAATACCCATTTGAAGCTATAGATACGGTTACCTTATATCTAAATGCAAAGCGCCAAAAAGAATATTACGATTACATTATTTCCTTGCAGCCAGAGAGAGTGATATTTAATCCCGGGACCGAGAATCCAGAATTATATGATCTGCTTCATAAGAACGGGATAGATTATGAGAATGCCTGTACTTTAGTGATGCTTTCTTCTCACCAATATTAA
- the rpmG gene encoding 50S ribosomal protein L33 yields the protein MAKKGNRVQVILECTEHKATGQPGTSRYITTKNKKNTPDRMELKKFNPILKKMTVHKEIK from the coding sequence ATGGCAAAGAAAGGTAACAGAGTTCAGGTAATTCTAGAATGTACAGAGCATAAAGCAACTGGACAACCAGGTACTTCGAGATATATTACTACAAAAAATAAGAAGAATACACCGGATAGAATGGAGTTGAAAAAATTCAACCCTATTCTTAAGAAAATGACGGTTCATAAAGAAATAAAATAA
- a CDS encoding Hpt domain-containing protein: MSSYNLDEVKEMAGGDEDFMLVVVQTFLEEIPPDVAAMNEAISNDNPSLAYQYAHKMKPNLQLFGLNLMDQILTIEAWSKKGQKKDEVPQAAETITRKVDVAAIALKRDFDLE, translated from the coding sequence ATGAGTAGCTATAATCTAGACGAAGTTAAAGAGATGGCCGGCGGGGATGAAGATTTCATGTTGGTAGTGGTGCAAACCTTTCTTGAAGAAATTCCGCCAGATGTGGCTGCAATGAATGAGGCAATTAGCAATGATAATCCTTCCCTGGCTTATCAATATGCCCATAAGATGAAACCAAATCTGCAACTTTTTGGCCTGAATCTAATGGACCAGATCCTAACGATAGAGGCCTGGTCTAAAAAAGGCCAGAAAAAGGATGAGGTACCTCAGGCAGCTGAAACAATTACCCGAAAGGTTGATGTTGCGGCAATAGCCTTGAAGCGAGATTTTGACCTGGAATGA
- the rpmB gene encoding 50S ribosomal protein L28, with protein MSRVCELTGKRAMVGNNVSHAMNKTKRKFNANLVKKRFFIPEEDRWVTLKVCTSALKDINKKGISAVIKEAKAKGFLQK; from the coding sequence ATGTCAAGAGTTTGTGAACTTACCGGGAAAAGAGCTATGGTTGGGAATAATGTTTCTCACGCCATGAATAAGACTAAACGTAAATTTAACGCCAACCTAGTTAAAAAACGTTTCTTTATTCCTGAAGAAGATAGATGGGTAACACTTAAAGTGTGTACATCTGCATTAAAAGATATCAATAAAAAAGGCATTTCTGCCGTAATTAAGGAAGCTAAAGCAAAAGGATTTCTTCAGAAATAA
- a CDS encoding fumarylacetoacetate hydrolase family protein produces the protein MKIICVGRNYTDHIAELENEKPEDPVLFQKPDTSILLKKQPFFIPDFSNDVHYEVEVLVKIKKIGKHIQEKFAHKYYDEIGLGIDFTARDLQQKLKEKGLPWEKAKAFDGAAVVSNKWLDKKDLNDVNDLKFSLQKNDEVVQEASTSLMLWKIDELIAYISTYFTLKIGDIIFTGTPSGVGKVSPEDRLTGFLEGNKMFSIRVK, from the coding sequence ATGAAGATCATTTGTGTAGGCCGAAATTATACAGACCATATTGCAGAGTTAGAAAATGAGAAACCCGAAGATCCTGTGCTTTTTCAAAAGCCCGATACTTCTATCCTTCTAAAGAAACAACCTTTCTTTATTCCAGATTTTTCTAATGACGTGCATTATGAGGTGGAAGTGTTGGTTAAGATCAAAAAGATCGGGAAGCATATCCAGGAGAAATTTGCTCATAAGTATTATGATGAAATAGGCCTGGGGATAGATTTTACAGCAAGAGACCTGCAACAAAAATTAAAGGAAAAAGGATTGCCCTGGGAAAAAGCAAAAGCTTTTGACGGAGCCGCGGTAGTAAGTAATAAGTGGTTGGATAAGAAAGACTTGAATGATGTAAACGATCTTAAGTTCAGCCTTCAAAAAAATGATGAGGTGGTGCAGGAAGCCAGTACCTCACTTATGCTGTGGAAAATTGATGAATTAATTGCTTATATTTCGACGTATTTCACCTTGAAAATAGGCGATATCATATTTACAGGAACTCCTTCTGGAGTAGGAAAAGTGTCTCCTGAAGATCGTTTAACTGGTTTTCTGGAAGGCAATAAAATGTTTTCAATCAGAGTAAAATAA
- a CDS encoding dihydrolipoamide acetyltransferase family protein, with the protein MAKFELKLPKMGESVAEATITSWLKEVGDTIEMDEPVLEIATDKVDSEVPSEVDGKLVEKLFEADDVVKVGQTIAIIETDGEVEDSGVDEDDEDEPEEAAEVTETVEAAKTTATGGSTEDYSDSSRFYSPLVRNIAKEEGISLEELDKIKGTGKEGRVTKNDILGYVENRGKQPKEASASASKSIDTKGMDAGVSKQPEPVVSGEDEIVEMTRMGKMIAHHMVESVQKSAHVQSFIEVDVTNIWNWRNKHKAEFQKKEGEKLTFTPIFMEAVAKAIRDFPMINISVNEDATKVIKKKNINLGMAAALPDGNLIVPVIKNADRLNLVGMAKAVNDLANRARQNKLKPDDIQGGTYTVTNVGTFGSIMGTPIINQPQVGILALGAIRKMPAVIETPDGDFIGIRYKMILSHSYDHRVVNGALGGQFVQRVAQYLEGFDKDREI; encoded by the coding sequence ATGGCAAAATTTGAATTAAAGTTACCCAAAATGGGTGAAAGTGTTGCTGAAGCAACGATAACTAGCTGGCTTAAAGAGGTTGGAGATACCATAGAAATGGATGAGCCTGTACTGGAGATTGCTACAGATAAGGTTGATAGTGAAGTTCCAAGTGAGGTGGATGGTAAGCTGGTTGAGAAACTTTTCGAAGCCGATGATGTGGTAAAAGTAGGACAGACCATCGCAATTATTGAAACCGATGGTGAAGTAGAAGATTCTGGTGTAGACGAAGATGATGAAGATGAGCCGGAAGAAGCTGCAGAGGTAACCGAAACAGTAGAGGCTGCAAAAACAACCGCTACAGGAGGGTCAACTGAAGATTATTCAGACTCATCGAGATTCTATTCTCCATTAGTAAGAAATATCGCAAAAGAAGAAGGCATCTCCTTAGAGGAGCTGGATAAGATAAAGGGAACTGGTAAAGAAGGTCGTGTAACCAAGAATGATATTCTAGGCTATGTAGAGAACCGCGGGAAGCAACCAAAAGAGGCTTCAGCTTCTGCATCTAAATCTATAGATACTAAAGGTATGGATGCTGGTGTTTCTAAACAGCCGGAACCTGTGGTAAGTGGTGAAGATGAGATCGTAGAAATGACCCGAATGGGTAAAATGATCGCTCATCATATGGTAGAGAGTGTTCAGAAATCTGCTCATGTACAATCTTTTATAGAAGTAGATGTTACCAATATCTGGAACTGGAGAAATAAGCATAAAGCAGAATTTCAGAAGAAGGAAGGAGAAAAGTTAACATTTACTCCAATCTTTATGGAGGCTGTAGCAAAGGCCATACGTGATTTTCCAATGATCAATATATCTGTGAATGAGGATGCCACGAAAGTGATCAAAAAGAAAAATATCAACCTGGGAATGGCTGCGGCTTTACCGGATGGTAACCTGATTGTTCCAGTAATTAAAAATGCAGATAGATTAAATCTTGTAGGAATGGCCAAGGCTGTAAATGATCTGGCCAACCGTGCAAGGCAAAATAAACTTAAACCAGATGACATCCAGGGAGGTACCTATACTGTGACTAACGTGGGGACTTTTGGAAGTATCATGGGAACTCCAATCATTAATCAACCGCAAGTAGGTATTCTAGCACTAGGTGCAATTAGAAAAATGCCAGCGGTTATTGAAACTCCAGATGGAGATTTTATTGGAATTCGTTATAAAATGATACTTTCTCACAGTTATGATCATCGTGTAGTGAATGGTGCACTTGGAGGACAATTTGTTCAGAGAGTGGCCCAGTATCTTGAAGGATTCGATAAGGATAGGGAAATATAA
- a CDS encoding competence/damage-inducible protein A gives MKAEIITIGDEILIGQIIDTNSAYISKELNKIGVSVHQITSIQDEREHILQSLKEAAERVDIVIITGGLGPTKDDITKKCLCEFFNDKLERNQKVLKHIEDLFDKYIDTPISDLNRDQALLPSKATALHNEYGTAPGMWFEENNKVFVSMPGVPYEMRGLMEREIIPRLIRNYSRPVILHKTVITYGLGESAIAEKIESWEDNLPKNIRLAYLPNLGRVRLRLTARGDNEEQLIDAVDKEIMKLHQIIGDIIYGYEGDDPVELVISKLLVEKNWTLSTAESCTGGRLASKFTKAPGSSASFKGSVVCYSSESKTELLGVPKELIEKYSVVSAEVAKAMALGAKEKFHTDFSISTTGNAGPTKGDSDAELGTVFIGIATPDGVNTHQFNFGNHREKVVGKSVNKALELLQESVIKLRDDN, from the coding sequence ATGAAAGCCGAGATAATCACAATTGGGGATGAGATACTCATCGGTCAGATTATCGATACAAATTCGGCATATATCTCCAAAGAACTAAATAAGATAGGCGTAAGTGTTCATCAGATCACTTCTATCCAGGATGAGCGTGAACATATTCTGCAAAGCTTAAAGGAGGCTGCAGAAAGAGTGGATATTGTAATCATAACCGGTGGGCTAGGGCCTACTAAAGACGATATCACTAAAAAATGCCTTTGCGAATTCTTCAATGATAAATTAGAACGAAACCAAAAAGTTCTAAAGCATATCGAAGATCTTTTTGATAAGTATATAGATACACCCATTTCAGATCTTAACCGGGATCAGGCTCTATTACCCTCAAAAGCGACTGCGCTGCACAATGAGTACGGTACTGCTCCGGGAATGTGGTTTGAAGAAAATAATAAGGTTTTTGTTTCCATGCCCGGTGTGCCTTATGAAATGCGCGGACTAATGGAGCGCGAGATCATTCCCAGATTAATAAGGAACTATTCCAGACCGGTCATCCTGCATAAAACCGTAATTACTTATGGTTTGGGTGAAAGTGCGATCGCAGAGAAGATCGAATCGTGGGAGGATAATCTACCTAAGAATATCAGACTGGCATATTTACCTAATCTGGGTAGGGTTAGACTTAGGTTAACAGCCAGGGGAGATAATGAGGAGCAACTGATAGATGCAGTGGATAAGGAAATTATGAAGCTGCACCAGATCATTGGAGATATTATCTATGGATATGAAGGGGATGATCCTGTTGAGCTGGTTATAAGTAAATTGCTGGTAGAAAAGAACTGGACACTTTCCACTGCTGAAAGTTGTACCGGTGGAAGGCTGGCCTCAAAATTCACGAAAGCACCAGGTTCTTCAGCTTCATTTAAGGGAAGCGTGGTTTGTTATTCTTCTGAATCCAAAACTGAACTGCTTGGCGTTCCAAAAGAATTGATAGAAAAGTATTCTGTAGTAAGCGCAGAAGTGGCTAAGGCTATGGCTCTAGGTGCTAAAGAAAAATTCCATACAGATTTTTCGATTTCTACAACGGGTAATGCCGGTCCTACCAAAGGAGATAGCGATGCCGAGCTAGGGACCGTATTCATTGGAATAGCCACTCCAGACGGCGTAAATACACATCAGTTCAATTTTGGCAATCATCGGGAAAAAGTGGTAGGTAAATCTGTGAATAAAGCTCTGGAATTGCTCCAGGAGAGTGTCATAAAACTTAGAGATGATAATTGA
- a CDS encoding sodium:solute symporter, with the protein MQPYQVLILVAAYFAVLILISYFTGRGGSNAEFFKANKQAPWYLVAFGMIGASLSGITFISIPGTVESDSFSYFQVVLGYTVGYAVIAQVLLPLYYKMNLTSIYTYLENRFGNASYKTGASFFLLSRVVGASFRLFLVANVLQLIVFDAMGVPYYVTVSITILLIWLYTFKSGIKTIIWTDTLQTFFMLLALGITIYFISEDLGFSLNNLMGYLAESEHSKMFFFDDWKSKDHFVKQFLSGAFIAIVMTGLDQDMMQKNLTCRTLKDAQKNMFWFTIVLVFVNFLFLALGVLLTDYAEINGITEVRDDLFPAIATSGDLGLGVAIFFILGLIAAAYSSADSALTSLTTSFSIDILDIEKRYDEKKQVRIRKQIHVAISVLLVLVMLAFKYAIADKSVINKLFQFAGYTYGPLLGLYAFGLFTKWKVKDKLVPVIAIAAPILSYIISINSLVWFGFEFGFFILILNGLLTFLGLILVRRKHH; encoded by the coding sequence ATGCAACCATATCAGGTCCTCATTCTAGTCGCTGCTTATTTTGCAGTTCTTATTCTTATATCTTATTTCACAGGCCGCGGTGGCAGCAACGCCGAATTTTTCAAAGCTAATAAACAGGCCCCCTGGTACCTGGTTGCCTTTGGAATGATAGGTGCTTCGCTTAGTGGTATTACTTTTATCTCGATTCCGGGAACAGTAGAATCAGATTCTTTTAGTTATTTCCAGGTGGTACTTGGGTATACAGTGGGCTACGCAGTAATTGCCCAGGTCCTCCTCCCCCTATATTATAAGATGAACCTTACATCTATTTATACTTATCTTGAAAACAGGTTCGGAAATGCTTCTTATAAAACAGGCGCTTCTTTTTTCCTGTTATCAAGAGTAGTAGGCGCAAGTTTCAGGTTATTTTTAGTAGCGAATGTGCTGCAGCTTATTGTTTTCGATGCCATGGGGGTGCCATATTATGTAACGGTTTCCATCACAATTTTACTCATCTGGCTATATACTTTTAAAAGCGGGATCAAAACCATTATCTGGACAGATACATTACAGACATTTTTCATGCTTCTGGCTTTGGGGATCACCATTTATTTTATTTCTGAAGACCTTGGTTTTTCTTTAAACAATCTAATGGGTTATTTAGCCGAAAGCGAACATTCTAAAATGTTCTTTTTTGACGATTGGAAAAGCAAGGACCACTTTGTAAAACAATTCCTGTCAGGTGCATTTATCGCGATCGTTATGACGGGGCTTGATCAGGATATGATGCAGAAGAACCTCACCTGCCGTACTTTGAAGGATGCCCAGAAGAACATGTTCTGGTTTACCATTGTGCTCGTATTTGTAAATTTCCTATTCCTTGCCCTCGGAGTTTTACTTACAGATTACGCAGAAATAAATGGAATTACCGAGGTTAGAGATGACCTCTTTCCAGCTATAGCTACCAGTGGTGACCTGGGACTGGGTGTGGCCATTTTCTTTATCCTGGGATTAATTGCTGCTGCTTATTCCAGCGCAGACAGCGCGCTTACTTCTTTAACCACTTCCTTCAGCATAGATATTCTGGATATAGAAAAACGCTATGATGAAAAGAAACAGGTTAGAATTAGAAAACAAATTCACGTGGCCATTTCAGTATTATTGGTCCTGGTCATGCTGGCCTTTAAATACGCGATTGCAGATAAAAGCGTCATCAATAAATTGTTTCAGTTTGCAGGCTATACTTATGGTCCCCTTTTAGGACTGTATGCATTTGGATTATTTACAAAATGGAAAGTAAAAGATAAACTTGTACCAGTGATCGCCATTGCGGCACCCATCCTGTCTTATATAATAAGTATAAACAGCCTGGTGTGGTTTGGATTTGAATTCGGATTTTTTATTCTTATTCTAAACGGCCTCCTGACTTTTCTTGGATTAATATTGGTGAGAAGAAAGCATCACTAA
- a CDS encoding outer membrane beta-barrel protein, giving the protein MRQLFFSFLLFTSALTMAFTDPTGKISGSVIDEELNEPIPYATIIINDMEGNLVTGITSSDDGTFQIDNIKTGDYVFKVQFVGYKTYQKEIHIDRNNTKIEIGTIKLEPDIAMLDETVVIAERTTIEQRVDRKVINVGKDLMTTGASASEIMVNIPSVNIDQDGNIALRGNSNVRILVDGKPTNMDPAQLLKQIPSTSIKSIELITNPSAKYNPEGMSGIINIVLHKNANQGFNGNLSTGLTVGENTRFNGTVDMNYRTGKFNFYTNLGTNFGPRENGGTIFLPEQNIEQTFKVDNERESYLYKVGVDYYLNDKNTLSFYTNQNLYDGGPDGYIAVRDLSDPSMNITQLLNMNMDNRNSAYNFLFDHDFGKDGHDIQFELDYNDFEEEENTEIDFAESGLDLVPYTDFVQQSRENFTGNIDYVNPLNDVSKLEMGAEVRLLDTDNDYQTTNPDFTNSDYQYKRDIYSFYTTFGQNFEKWSYQLGARLENFNVDATYNGELVFEDDYFTVYPSGFLSYTPGEKNSYQLSFSRRVDRPGFGQVNPIREVASPRLTVAGNPELKPQFTNSIEFNYTRKLGKKGSITSGVFYRRTIDEINQVFDTMEDEPGSLFLTFANFDSNDSYGAEFSANYKFTDWWSTNTGLELYGQTLKGVAGTEFIEIDNKAFTFRTNHNFEATESFTFSLFGFYRSKSQDLQLDVKPMYFMNLGARYSFLEDDKATLSLNFNDVFDTQEFRVTDGRPIEQTGRFKGETQTVYLGFSYRFGGGKNKALKRKSRDNDDDGGGGVF; this is encoded by the coding sequence ATGAGACAGTTATTTTTTAGCTTTTTATTATTTACCTCAGCCCTAACCATGGCTTTTACAGACCCAACGGGAAAAATTTCAGGATCTGTAATCGATGAAGAATTAAATGAACCCATCCCCTACGCCACTATTATTATAAATGATATGGAAGGTAATCTCGTTACTGGTATCACTTCCAGTGACGACGGAACTTTCCAGATAGATAATATCAAAACTGGAGATTATGTTTTCAAAGTTCAGTTCGTGGGCTACAAGACCTACCAAAAGGAAATACATATAGACAGAAATAATACTAAAATCGAAATTGGAACCATTAAGCTGGAGCCAGATATCGCCATGCTTGACGAAACGGTCGTGATCGCAGAAAGAACGACCATAGAGCAACGTGTGGACAGAAAGGTCATAAACGTTGGAAAAGATCTAATGACGACCGGAGCCAGCGCTTCAGAGATCATGGTGAATATCCCTTCAGTAAATATTGACCAGGATGGGAATATTGCTTTAAGAGGAAATTCGAATGTTCGAATCCTGGTAGACGGAAAACCTACCAACATGGATCCGGCTCAACTTCTAAAACAAATTCCTTCAACTTCCATAAAGAGTATAGAATTGATCACGAATCCTTCAGCAAAATATAATCCCGAAGGCATGAGTGGAATCATCAATATTGTACTTCATAAAAATGCAAACCAGGGATTTAACGGTAACCTTTCCACCGGGCTTACCGTGGGCGAGAACACCAGGTTCAACGGAACCGTAGATATGAATTACAGAACGGGAAAGTTCAATTTTTACACAAACCTGGGAACTAATTTTGGTCCGAGAGAAAATGGCGGAACGATCTTTCTGCCTGAACAAAATATTGAACAGACCTTTAAAGTGGATAACGAAAGAGAATCTTATTTATATAAAGTTGGTGTGGATTATTATTTAAATGACAAGAATACCCTGTCTTTCTATACCAATCAAAATCTATATGATGGTGGACCAGATGGATATATCGCCGTAAGAGATCTTAGTGATCCTTCGATGAATATCACCCAGCTTCTAAATATGAATATGGATAATAGAAACTCGGCATACAACTTTCTATTTGATCATGATTTTGGAAAAGATGGTCATGATATTCAATTTGAATTGGATTATAACGATTTTGAAGAAGAAGAAAATACAGAAATAGATTTCGCTGAATCAGGTTTAGACCTGGTTCCTTATACAGATTTCGTACAACAAAGCAGGGAAAATTTCACAGGAAATATCGATTATGTGAATCCGCTTAATGATGTTTCAAAATTGGAAATGGGTGCTGAAGTTAGGTTACTGGATACAGATAACGATTACCAGACCACCAATCCAGATTTTACTAACAGCGATTACCAGTATAAAAGAGACATTTATAGCTTTTACACGACTTTCGGGCAGAATTTTGAAAAATGGTCTTACCAGTTAGGAGCACGCCTTGAAAACTTTAATGTAGATGCAACCTACAATGGAGAACTGGTTTTTGAAGATGATTACTTTACGGTATATCCTTCTGGATTTTTAAGTTACACCCCTGGTGAAAAGAATTCTTACCAGTTAAGTTTCAGCCGAAGAGTTGATAGACCCGGATTTGGACAGGTAAACCCAATACGAGAAGTCGCATCTCCAAGGTTGACGGTAGCGGGGAATCCTGAATTGAAGCCACAATTCACTAATTCAATTGAATTTAATTACACTCGTAAACTAGGTAAGAAAGGAAGTATCACTAGTGGAGTTTTCTACAGAAGAACCATAGACGAGATCAATCAGGTGTTTGACACCATGGAAGATGAGCCGGGCTCATTGTTTCTAACTTTTGCAAATTTTGATTCCAACGATTCTTATGGAGCTGAATTCTCTGCAAACTATAAGTTCACCGATTGGTGGAGTACTAATACCGGACTTGAATTATACGGACAGACACTCAAAGGAGTTGCGGGTACTGAATTTATTGAAATAGACAATAAGGCTTTCACCTTTAGGACAAATCACAACTTCGAGGCGACTGAGTCCTTTACTTTCTCCTTATTCGGATTTTACAGAAGTAAAAGTCAGGACCTTCAATTGGATGTTAAGCCAATGTATTTCATGAATCTTGGAGCGAGATATTCATTCCTGGAAGACGATAAAGCCACTCTTAGTCTCAACTTCAACGATGTCTTCGACACCCAGGAATTTAGAGTTACAGATGGGCGACCAATCGAACAAACAGGAAGATTTAAAGGAGAAACACAAACAGTTTATCTTGGATTCTCCTACAGGTTTGGTGGCGGAAAGAACAAAGCACTTAAGCGTAAAAGTCGTGATAACGATGATGACGGAGGCGGTGGAGTATTCTAG
- a CDS encoding carboxypeptidase-like regulatory domain-containing protein, which produces MQGRVVDENSMPLPYAHLLFQNFAMGTTSNEEGYFAFSIPDSLRKEKIRVSYVGFNSKIVSIENIVGRDIKLIPKNEGLDEVVLKQILENKSFTYRPEWRNGSVGFGNLNAGLYPSQIAVYYPKPDKFDESCYLEEISIYFFKTSEQWNRSSKFRLHIYNVDKNGKPGEDLLKNLIVERGSRESRVDVNLLQEKISIPEDGFFIGVEHLFIKENQFREARNYYINDSLVAQDFEITKYAPVFKGVLMDEAEDAWFYGPLGWEKISELELTHEAFNSKIPLPAFQVKITD; this is translated from the coding sequence GTGCAGGGAAGGGTTGTAGATGAGAATTCCATGCCATTGCCATATGCGCATTTATTATTTCAGAATTTTGCTATGGGAACTACCTCTAATGAAGAAGGGTATTTCGCCTTTAGTATTCCCGATAGCCTGCGTAAGGAAAAGATAAGAGTTAGCTATGTGGGCTTTAATTCAAAGATCGTAAGTATAGAAAATATCGTTGGGAGGGATATTAAGCTTATCCCTAAAAACGAAGGATTGGATGAGGTTGTGCTTAAACAAATTCTGGAAAATAAAAGTTTTACTTATCGTCCCGAATGGAGAAATGGTTCTGTAGGCTTTGGGAATTTAAATGCCGGCCTTTACCCATCGCAGATCGCTGTTTACTATCCAAAGCCTGATAAATTTGATGAGTCCTGTTATTTGGAGGAGATCAGTATTTATTTTTTTAAAACTTCAGAACAGTGGAACCGTTCTTCAAAATTCAGATTACATATCTATAATGTTGATAAGAACGGAAAGCCCGGAGAGGACCTTTTAAAGAACTTAATAGTTGAAAGAGGTTCCAGGGAGTCCCGTGTAGATGTGAACCTACTCCAGGAAAAGATCAGTATACCTGAAGATGGATTTTTTATAGGGGTGGAGCATTTGTTCATAAAGGAAAATCAATTTCGCGAGGCGAGGAATTATTATATCAATGATAGCCTGGTTGCTCAGGATTTTGAAATCACTAAATATGCACCGGTTTTTAAGGGGGTTTTAATGGATGAAGCTGAAGATGCCTGGTTTTATGGTCCTTTAGGTTGGGAAAAGATCTCGGAACTTGAATTAACCCACGAGGCATTTAATTCTAAAATTCCGCTACCGGCTTTTCAAGTTAAGATTACAGATTAG
- the recR gene encoding recombination mediator RecR: MDFSSKLLEQAVDEMSQLPGIGKRTALRLVLHLLKQPEEQTEQLAKALQNLRQNIKLCKNCFNISDTELCEICANPSRVSEIVCVVEDIRDVMAIENTGQYRGHYHVLGGKISPMDGIGPSQLTIKPLIEKVTSGKIEEIIFALSSTLEGDTTNFYIFKQLEGTGVKTSTIARGISVGDELEYADEVTLGRSITNRIPFENSMKG, from the coding sequence ATGGATTTTTCTTCAAAATTACTGGAGCAGGCAGTAGATGAAATGTCGCAATTGCCGGGAATAGGAAAGCGAACCGCCCTTAGGCTCGTTTTACATCTATTGAAACAGCCAGAAGAACAAACTGAACAATTGGCGAAAGCCCTTCAGAATCTTCGACAGAATATAAAACTTTGCAAGAATTGCTTTAATATAAGCGATACCGAGCTTTGCGAGATCTGCGCAAACCCGTCCCGGGTTTCAGAGATCGTTTGTGTAGTTGAAGATATCAGGGATGTGATGGCTATAGAAAATACGGGTCAGTACCGGGGGCATTATCATGTTCTTGGAGGCAAGATAAGCCCGATGGATGGAATTGGTCCTTCTCAACTAACTATTAAACCTCTCATCGAAAAGGTGACCTCAGGAAAGATCGAAGAGATCATATTTGCCTTGAGCAGTACTCTGGAAGGAGATACTACTAATTTCTATATTTTTAAGCAGCTAGAGGGAACCGGAGTGAAGACTTCAACCATCGCCCGCGGAATTTCGGTTGGTGATGAACTGGAGTATGCAGATGAGGTGACTTTAGGTAGGAGTATCACCAATAGAATTCCGTTTGAAAATTCCATGAAAGGTTGA